From the genome of Bombyx mori chromosome 7, ASM3026992v2:
ACTAACAGCGACACATTTCACCTAAAATGGCCTGTGAAGCAAAGTACAAAACAACTAACAAAAAGACTATTATTGTCTGAAATTTCTAAGTTTTATGATCCGTTGGGATGGCTGTCTCCGGTGACCATTACTGCAAAATTACTATTTCAAAAAGTCTGGACTCTAAACATGGATTGGGACGATGAAATCCCCCAAAATATTGAGAAAGAATggcaaaaactaaaaatagaatTGCCTTTCATTCGTAACATAACTTTGAAACGATGGATTGGCGAAACAAAACAAGATATAGAATTACTGGGTTTCTGTGATGCAAGCGAGAAAGCTTACGCTTGTGTTATATACAGTCGCGTGACAAGTTCCAACGAAgttccagtaattacgctactTGTATCCCGCACACGGGTGGCTCCTATAGCACAAAAAACCACGCTGCCGAGGCTTGAACTGTGTGGCGCCTTACTGTTGGCTAAACTCATGGAAAAAACTCAGAAGGCTTTATCGGAATACAATCTGAAAATTCAAGCATGGTGTGACTCGCAAGTAGTTCTCGCGTGGCTCCAAGGGGACACTGCTAAAAGAGATGCCTACATATCCAATTGAGTTACAAAAATCAAACGGATTATACCTACCACACAATGGCGTTACATTAAGTCAGAGCATAACCCTGCCGACTGTGCATCGAGAGGCATGCTACCAAGTAAACTAATGACCTTCGATTTATGGTTTCAAGGTCCTACATTTTTGAAGAAAATTGAAACAGATGAGACTGCAAATTACAAAACATACCATACAAACATTAGctgcaaagaaaaagaaaatcaagAGACTTCGTCAAATCACGAAAAGGATAATTGGATAACAACCTTGTTAAATAAATGCAGTTCATTAACAAAACTTTTCCGAGTTACTGCTTGGATATTACGTTGCATAACAAACATGAGCGCTAAAAGGAAATCTGAGGCCCCGTATCTGACTACTACCGAACTAACTGCAGCaagaaaaattattatcaaacaCATACAACAAATACAATTCAATCAAGAATATAAACAACTTTTGAAAAACGAAAATGTGTCGAAAAGGAGCGCAATTATGAAGCTGAACCCCTACTTAGACGAAGATAAGATAATTCGCGTGGGCGGCCGCCTCCAAAACTCAAACTTACCTGCGGAAATGAAAAACCCAATTATCATACCACATAAAGGTCGATTAACGCAACTTTTGATTGAATATTCCCATTTAACTACACTGCATGGAGGAGCTCGGCTAACGCTGACTTACATACGACAGCGATATTGGATCGTCGGAGGCAACAGGGCTGTCAAAACTCAACTACGAAAATGTGTGCGCTGCCACCGTTTCACACAAACCGACAACCATCAACTGATGAGTAATCTTCCGCAACAGAGAGTAACCCCATGCCGACCCTTTACATTTACAGGGGTTGACTACTCTGGTTACATCgaactgaaaataaacaaaggcAGAGGTGTTAAAACTTCTAAGGGATACATTGCAATATTCATATGTATGGCTACCAAAGCCGTACATATTGAACTTGTTTCCGATCTCGGCACTGAAACATTCATAGCAGCTTTTCAACGACTATGCGCAAGGCGTGGTACCCCTAAACATATGTACTCAGATTGTGGAACTAATTTCATCGGCGCGGCAAAAGTGCTAGGTCAGGAATTCAAAAACTTCAAACAAATCATGACACCCGAATTTTTTGATGAATTAGCTAAACTGGAAGTCGAGTGGCATTTTAACGCCCCTGCCTGGCCGAGCGCGGGCGGTTTGTGGGAAGCCGCCGTCAAATCCATGAAACGACATTTACGACGAGTGCTAGGTGACCAGAAACTCACCTACGAGGAGATGTCAACGCTACTAACAAAAATAGAAGCCTGCTTAAACTCGAGGCCCTTGTGTCCTCTTACTGAAGATCCAGAAGAATTTTACAACTGTTTAACACCCGGCCATTTCATCACTGGCGGCGCGATAATGACGTTACCATTATCAGATTACACTGACGTTCACATTGGCGTACGTCGTCGATGGCAACTTGTAGAACAAATGTTACAACaatattggaaaaattggtccAACGAGTACCTAACACAACTGCAAACTCGGAGTAAATGGAACAAACCTACGAAAAATATCAACGTCGGCGATATCGTATTGATTAAGGACAACAACTTACCTCCTGGAAAATGGGCTTTAGGGCGGGTGCTCGAAACTCATCCAGGTTCTGACGGATATGTCCGAGTTACGACCATCAAAACTCGAACAGGAGTAACCAAACGTCCCGTAACAAAACTATCACCTTTACCGTTGGGGTCTGAAATCGAAAACCAAGAAGGAGATCCCACAACTAAGGAGGAACAAAGGTCAAATTTtgaaagcaaaaacaaaaaaggcagAGATTAATTATCGAGTCTTTTACTTACGATGctgacaatgtttacatttataTCTGGATCATATGGGTCCGCGTTATTAAGAGCTCAAATTACAAGCTTAGAACGCGAGCGCCTTATCTACTACGACGCAATCGGTAAAATTCAAATGGTACACAATGAATGgactttaattatgtattacaaCATTACAACGTACTGGGAAGGAACTCGTCGCACCgaaaactattttctttttgaaaTGCATATACCACTTGTatcaaatgaatattttaacTTAAACAGGGCGATACCATTGCCTGTGAAAAACAATGAAAGCTACGCATATATGCGAATTTCATCGAAATATATCGCAGTAAACTtggagaaaaatatatatatttcgctAAATAAAGATGATCTTAAGAGCTGTCTCCAACAACGTTCAGATAAAATTATATGCAAAACAAATAAACCTATTTTTGACATGCATAGCAACGGAGCTCCATGCGAAGCGAAACTGCTGTCACATTAAAACCTCGAGCCCTGTGACGTCGAGAACGCATCATGCAAGGACGCGTGGCTTGAGTTACATGCATCGAACAAGTGGCTCGTCATATGCTGTGATACGTGTACTTTACGCACCATATGCAACAGTGACGTGTCCTCACACACCATGACGTCATCGGGGATAGTATCGCTGCCACAAGGATGTGTACTTCAGTCTAATGACTTAACGATATATGCGCATAATCGTTATAACAGCCTTGTGAAGTTAGATTATGAAATTGCAAGTACAACGTTGGACAATTCAGTAAacaaaatactaaatttaaCATACAACTACACTCCGAATCTGTTCCAGTCTACAGcacgtgaaacaaaaataatcgcTAAAGAGATTGCTAAGCAAAAGGAGCAGGAAAAACATTTTCCGTCGACCATCATATCAGCGCATGACATACATCAGTATATCATTACATACTTATTATTAGTAACAGCTCTGGTTATTGGCCTCGTGTGGGTTGTGAGGAAACATTCCCACTGcttaaagaaaaagaagagcCATCCACTTGCACCCACTGAAGATATCGAACTTCAAACATTTCACCTGCGGCACGACCGACGAGATGATGGTGTTCAAGCCCAAGTCGCGCCTCCACCGAAGCCAGCCCGAAGCGTAAACACCAGTGGAACCAACTTTGCCTTTAGTTTTGATTAAGTtacattttaagtaattttgttgtgaaatgtcattttatacatatttttacttttacctttacatttttaacttttatattttttacatttttatttaagcttACGAACTATTTCATTTATTGTTAATCGATTGTTTCTTGCTCTTTTGGGTTGCCAAGATGTACGGTTTGCACATACCTAACTAATATGTGGACACGCCGTGCGTCGTCATtgtggtgtcaggttattttattatattcttacagcagtgcacttagcaacacgcactcgttaagacgCCACATCTGTCCTTTACCAATATAATAAAGGTGCTCAAACAACACACTAACTCTTTGGAACTCAACAAAACTTCCCCTTGGACCCCAACAATTTATAAAAGGTCACTCTGTGAATACATAAAGCACTTCCAAAGGTTATACCCATATACGTACGTACTTCTTAGTTCGTTTATTGGGCTTCTGGGCGGGTTTAAATCTGTTCTCGCTATTTCTCAAAGATAACATAAGGTTGTCTTTATAGCGCCATAAAGTAGTTATTGCTTAAAGCGATAACGGGCGATTTATAACACTTTGGTCCACACTGGTTGGCTCCGATGGAGGGTTGAGCACTCATGACATACACTTTTCTCTACCACATTAATAATGTTCAATCTTTCTTATCGTAAGCGTTAACGGCGGTTCCGAAATGGAATCAATTTAGAAAATCTCTaaagaaatttttattattttttcaacattatttgTTAACTTTTTAATGtagtaaaaattataacaattttacaacgGTAAACCTCGCGAAGTAACAATTACTTGTACTGTTTGTTACATAAATACGATTTTAAGTAAAATATGGATATGTATAGTATAATACCTATGCATTCGACTATAAAGTTAAAGCTGCTTATTCGCGTAGTATATGTTCCATAAATATGCCGTgaatacagaaaccgtgaatatggaaaatcgcgtttacaaaggatattcgggTAGTGGGTACCTACcattttatcaatgtgtatgtaccgatTAGATCCGCGAGCAAAGAAATCTTTAGTCACGAACATAGGAGGAATTGGCTTGCATTTTTTAACCCCTGAATAGTGAAAACGCAAATGAAGGAAGCGCGAATAAGTTGCTTGTACTGtaccaattttttgttttgttgtatagTGATGAGACAATTATATTATGTGGACGTATTTTTGTAATACCTcttctataatttaataatgtaataaatgaattaaaacaaatttaaaatttttaattatattttgagttcaattaaaacttaattaatgtaatatatcATGCATTTTTAATCCACTCTGCAAAATTTGTAATATCTTTGTTATTTTTGATACATCATTGTTATATGATTTATTATGCTATTTAATATGCTTATGCGTAAAACTAAATTTGAATATTACTTGCAATTTTTCAGGAGTATTAACAAATAATTCTTATTTTGAATGGTCCTTTAGTAAATCTAACTAAATTTTAGGACTATTGGATCTAAATACATTTTGCTAATTTTGCTTCATTCTAACCCAACCGTGTTTTTGCATATCCACATCTTATAATTGTGCAAGTTATCGCTATCCGAAGTGGATCGCTTCTGTGTTCAATTGCCTACATTTCAATTAAGCTGTGTCTGTTATGCgaaaacataaacaaacaattataattttgagcaTTCGTTCCGTGAGTTAAGTCCGGCCgtaaagttaaattttattgcggTGTAGCCTCGTAAATATAACCGTTGTGAAAAATATGAGATCTCATAGTGGCGGTAAAAGTAACTTTATTTGAAAAAGGTCGAATTCCAATTAAATGTACATGTATGTTTTGAATATGGAACCGCCGCGTTTGTGtgttataatataagtataatgTAAGTAAATATGACATTTACTTACGTTTAGGCTGTGGTATTTTGTATTTATCCACGCACGCACAAAATACGcactaacataataatatttattagtaaatagccacccgccctcgcttcgcttccgaaacatgaaattttattattgattatttacgacatcacattagaaacctcaaaaataacagtattgctccactatttaatggatgttattatataatacatataaaccttcctcttcaatcactctatctattaaaaaaaaccgcatcaaaatccgttgcgtagttttaaagatttaagcatacatagggacagagaatgCGACTTTGTTGTATACTATGTAGTGGTGAACATGTACATAAAATTTTGTAGGCGTACATGTTGTTCCTACAATACACTTGACAATTAAACATTttagaaaataagttttaacCCAAGCATTTTTTTGTGTAAGCAGGTTGTTATGttgataatttaattgttaAGCAACATTTACAGAATCATAAAACATTATCAACATTATGATTTATACGTAATTTGTCACAACGGAAGAAAATACCTACAATCCAGGACACATTTTAGGCATTCGAGTACGAAAAGAAATACTAcgagtaacaaaaaaaaaattttttttaattatgtggtTTTATGACATGAATAGTAGTGAACATTGTCAGTCGAGGTTAGTGAATTCTTAGTTATTTAATAGACTTCCTTGCTTCCTtcctttattatttttcgtttattaACTTCCTCTccacagtaataaaaaaatcacgaaTTAATCTTAACATCGGAATAACATATACTGCCGTCCAAAAATTTGGAAATTGGAAGGAAAAGTTTGGAAGCCAAGTAAAATCAAATGAAAGGCAAAAATgccgtaaaattatttttattttgatttatattaaactTGACCATGTCGTATGATAATCCTATTATTTCTGTGTATAGgtcttaaaatgttttattagttATATGAAACAGATGTATGTACTTCCAAACTTATCGATGGTAGTGTAAAAAATACACCCAATACTccagatttactggtggtaggaccttttgtgagtccgcacgggtaggtaccaccgccccgcctatttctgtcgtgaagcagtaatgcgtttcggtttgaagggtggggcagccgttgtaactatactgagaccttagaacttatatctcaaggtgtgtggcgcatttacgttgtagatatctatgggttccaataacctcttaacaccaggtgggctgtgagctcgtccacacatctaggcaataaaaaataaaaaaaattgcctaatgTGCTTATTAAACAAAAAGCGTCATTATTGTCCACTAatcttataaaatattgttcGTAAATGTGGGTTCGATCTGACTAAGAAATCAATTATGAGGACCCGGGATTAATTTAAACGTTCCGTTCacagtattatttataatgtgcTCAATAGacgattaaaaatacttttacggtttattctCGCGTTTATAATTCCGATGTTTTCGATTCTTTGCAATTTTTGTTGGCAAGAACCACTAAAGTGCTATTCGTCGACTTTTGAATATTGTACACACTATCATCTAATTTCTGTGAAGATTATTTCTTGActtataaaaaaacttttctaaAAAGATCTAAGTACCTAGCGTATGTTCTCAAACGACTTTCACAATGAAACTTGAATTTATGtaacaaaaaacataataatattctatATTGTCTATTGTTACGAATTCGACACACTTCCAAGAAATATTTAGATAGCTATAGACTTATTCAAATCTAATTAATGCTTCCAAAAGTTTTGATAGAAATATGTATCTCAAAATATCAACCATATTTCGAGGGgcgttcataaatatttatttggaaGACACaacttaattataaaatattgaacGTCTCCAACACAGCTGAGAGAGCAGCAGTAATAATAGTATTTCACAGCTTGCGCTTCCCTAAGCACACATTCGACCTCATGTGTAGATGAGTATAGG
Proteins encoded in this window:
- the LOC105841303 gene encoding uncharacterized protein LOC105841303, which gives rise to MSAKRKSEAPYLTTTELTAARKIIIKHIQQIQFNQEYKQLLKNENVSKRSAIMKLNPYLDEDKIIRVGGRLQNSNLPAEMKNPIIIPHKGRLTQLLIEYSHLTTLHGGARLTLTYIRQRYWIVGGNRAVKTQLRKCVRCHRFTQTDNHQLMSNLPQQRVTPCRPFTFTGVDYSGYIELKINKGRGVKTSKGYIAIFICMATKAVHIELVSDLGTETFIAAFQRLCARRGTPKHMYSDCGTNFIGAAKVLGQEFKNFKQIMTPEFFDELAKLEVEWHFNAPAWPSAGGLWEAAVKSMKRHLRRVLGDQKLTYEEMSTLLTKIEACLNSRPLCPLTEDPEEFYNCLTPGHFITGGAIMTLPLSDYTDVHIGVRRRWQLVEQMLQQYWKNWSNEYLTQLQTRSKWNKPTKNINVGDIVLIKDNNLPPGKWALGRVLETHPGSDGYVRVTTIKTRTGVTKRPVTKLSPLPLGSEIENQEGDPTTKEEQRSNFESKNKKGRD